One Dromiciops gliroides isolate mDroGli1 chromosome 3, mDroGli1.pri, whole genome shotgun sequence DNA segment encodes these proteins:
- the LOC122748006 gene encoding olfactory receptor 52I2-like: MLELPSNHTSPSATFVLMGIPGLEVTHLWLLAPIGTMYVVTLVGNSLILTVIWVDPALHEPMYYFLCILAMVDIIMATSVVPKMLNIFWSGDGIIGFAACFTQMYVVHAATAVETGLLLAMAFDRYVAICKPLHYQTILTQQTMLGIGVAIILRATTFMTPLSWMVSHLPFCGSLMVPHSYCEHMAVAKLGCADHMPSNLYSLIGSSIIVGIDVIFIATSYSLILKAVFRLSCRDAQLKALSTCGSHVGVMALYYLPGMVSIYVAWFGQDVVPLPVQVLLADFYLVIPPTLNPLIYGLRTKQIRDRGWSMLGSCLSGQPH; this comes from the coding sequence ATGCTAGAATTGCCATCCAACCATACATCACCTTCTGCTACATTTGTCCTCATGGGCATTCCAGGCCTAGAAGTGACTCACCTGTGGTTGCTGGCCCCAATAGGCACCATGTATGTTGTGACTTTGGTGGGAAACAGCCTCATTCTGACAGTGATCTGGGTCGACCCTGCCTTGCATGAACCCATGTACTACTTCCTGTGTATCCTGGCTATGGTGGACATTATTATGGCAACTTCTGTGGTCCCCAAGATGCTGAACATCTTCTGGTCAGGTGATGGAATTATTGGTTTTGCTGCCTGCTTCACTCAGATGTATGTCGTCCATGCAGCCACAGCTGTGGAAACAGGGCTTTTATTGGCTATGGCCTTTGACCGGTACGTGGCCATCTGCAAACCCTTGCACTATCAGACCATCCTTACACAACAAACAATGCTAGGGATAGGTGTGGCAATTATCCTTCGAGCTACCACATTTATGACACCTCTGAGCTGGATGGTGAGTCACCTGCCTTTTTGTGGCTCTCTGATGGTTCCCCATTCATACTGTGAACACATGGCTGTGGCCAAGCTGGGATGTGCTGACCACATGCCAAGCAACCTCTATAGCCTGATTGGTTCCTCAATCATTGTGGGCATTGATGTGATCTTCATTGCTACCTCCTATAGCCTGATCCTGAAGGCTGTATTCCGTCTCTCCTGCCGGGATGCCCAGCTCAAGGCATTAAGCACATGCGGTTCCCATGTTGGAGTtatggctctctattacctacCAGGGATGGTTTCCATCTATGTGGCCTGGTTTGGACAGGACGTGGTTCCCCTGCCTGTCCAGGTCCTACTAGCTGATTTCTATCTGGTTATTCCACCCACTCTGAACCCTCTTATCTATGGCTTAAGGACAAAACAGATCCGTGATCGGGGATGGAGCATGCTGGGGAGCTGCCTCTCTGGCCAGCCCCACTAA